The following are encoded in a window of Platichthys flesus chromosome 11, fPlaFle2.1, whole genome shotgun sequence genomic DNA:
- the LOC133965228 gene encoding chemerin-like receptor 1, with protein sequence MQLMTATPFYAMNSSDITGRNNSLDEEDEEYDYKDEHAELRQSLKIMSLIVYCLAFVLGVLGNGVVIWVTGFKMKKTINTVWFLNLAVADFLFTSFLPLGVTYIALNFHWPFGNFMCRLNALVLSLNMIASIYILVVISVDRCVSVVWPVWAQNHRSVRKASCVSLVVWIVALILSAPYFIFKDTVSDPDDEDIVYCFDNFALSDDYETPSVNDLRQFRHQTMTITRFLLGFVVPFTVIVSCYAVIIHRLRRNRTLASQSSRPFKIIATVITTFFLCWAPFYIMTVIQLVYHTAISPSETLGHIITIGFPIATSLAFLNSCLNPLLYVFMGKDLKGKVCKSILNLLETAFQEEETHSYTKTKSTD encoded by the coding sequence ATGCAGCTAATGACTGCTACCCCTTTCTACGCCATGAACTCATCAGACATCACTGGAAGAAACAACTCCTTGGACGAAGAGGACGAAGAGTATGACTACAAGGACGAGCACGCAGAGCTGAGACAGTCCCTCAAAATCATGTCTCTCATTGTTTACTGCCTGGCCTTCGTTCTCGGTGTGTTGGGGAATGGAGTGGTTATCTGGGTGACCGGGTTCAAGATGAAGAAAACAATTAACACCGTTTGGTTCCTCAATCTCGCTGTGGCCGACTTCCTCTTCACGTCGTTCCTGCCCCTGGGTGTGACGTATATCGCTCTGAATTTCCACTGGCCTTTTGGCAACTTTATGTGCAGACTGAATGCCCTTGTACTATCCTTGAACATGATCGCCAGTATCTACATCCTGGTGGTGATCAGTGtggacagatgtgtgtctgtggtgtggcCCGTCTGGGCCCAGAACCACCGAAGTGTACGCAAGGCTTCCTGCGTGAGTCTGGTTGTGTGGATAGTGGCTCTGATTCTCAGCGCTCCATACTTCATCTTCAAGGACACTGTGTCAGACCCTGACGATGAAGACATCGTCTACTGCTTTGACAACTTTGCCCTTTCTGACGACTATGAAACACCATCAGTGAATGACCTGCGACAGTTTCGACATCAGACCATGACCATCACCCGCTTCCTCCTGGGATTCGTCGTCCCCTTCACCGTCATCGTCTCCTGCTATGCCGTCATCATCCATCGTCTCAGGAGGAACCGCACTCTGGCCAGCCAATCGAGTCGCCCCTTCAAGATCATCGCTACCGTCATCACCACTTTCTTCCTGTGCTGGGCGCCGTTTTACATCATGACTGTAATCCAGCTGGTTTATCACACAGCGATCAGTCCGAGTGAAACCTTGGGCCACATCATCACTATCGGTTTCCCTATAGCAACCAGCCTGGCCTTTCTCAACAGCTGCCTGAACCCACTGCTGTATGTGTTCATGGGTAAAGATCTTAAGGGAAAAGTCTGCAAGTCGATCCTGAACCTGTTGGAGACTGCCTTCCAGGAGGAAGAGACACACTCCTACACCAAGACAAAGTCAACAGACTAG